The genomic DNA AGAGCAGGCCACTTCGACGAGAGCGGCCTGCTCTAGAACAGCGGCAAATTTCGTTTACACATTTCCAGATATTATTTGTTGACTTCAACGTCGACATCACCATTAGTGCGATCTCGTTCGACCTCGATCTCTCCTCCCGGAGTTTCGATGTCCAGGACCTTTTCTTTCGTGTCACATCCAGAGAGGAAAGCGACACTCGTTGCCAAACAAGCAGCCGCGAAAAAGACTGAACATTTCTTGTAAAATCGCATGATTTTCTCCTGTTAATTTTTCTAATATTCTGAATTCCAAAACTCCCTGTTGCGGGAGGCTTCGTCGCTCGTTCACAATGAATCACGTTCACGATGAATCACGACGCCGATCCAGTTCAACCAACTCATGGCCGCTTTCAAGAACAGTAGTCGCAACTGGTGTTCCAAACGGAATGACAAAACAACTCAGGCTGGTGCTTCCAACCACACGTCAAGCGTGATTCCTTGACAGTCAGCGACCTGTGATGATGTTTTTCACCAAAGGATTTCCGACTCTCTGCTAAGGTGCAGCGGTCAACCTCAGTATGAAATACGCGTGCAATAGCATTAATCGAATTGGCGTTGCGCAGTATTTCGTGGCGAAGAATTTACAGAGTCCACGAGAGATACTGCCTTGTGCAGAACGAGCAGTGAAACGCTCGAACAGAAGATTACCAGCTGGTCGAAAATAGCCAGTTTGGTCGATCAGCGAGCACGCGACTGTTGATTCACAGTCCCCTCTCACACGTCACTCAGCGAGTTCGCATCGAAGCGATGATGCTCCTATTTGCTCTGTTCGCAAAACGCGTTTTCATGTGATGAGCCACTCACTGCAACGTGAAGGAGCAGGAACATCTTTCTCCGAAATCCTTTATGACCCCGGGCGACGTTTCTTCTTACGTTTTCGTTGAGATGAGTCCCGTCGGCTGCTGCTCTGAGTGTTCTCATTCCCTGACTTTCGCTTCGCTCGATGTCTGGCATAAGGATCGTCAAGATGGCCTTCCATCGACTTAAGACCGAACCCAAAGAAAAGAGCAGCCCCCTCTAAGGCGATAATCGTACTCGGTAACCAAATTCGATTCCCGAGATGCCAGCCGATGACGGAAAAGAGATTAGGAAGTTGCTGGACCGCAATGATCACAAACTCAATCAACGCGCGAATTAAAATTCCAATCGCAGAAATCCGAGTCATCCGCGGGCGGGAGGTCTCATCGAACGAGACCACCGAATGCGCCCCGACATAAGAGGAAGCCATCGCCCCCCAGCCCATCACCGCAATCACGATCATGATCCCAATCACAACCTGAGTGATCGAGACGCCGTCCGAATCGTTCTGCTTTTTCTTTTTGCTCAACTGAAACGCCTCATCAACTCGCCAGTCGTATGGAGAAGCGTCAGAATAGCATTTGGAAATTCAAGCTGATAGCGATCACTTACTCTAACACTTCCGCAATGGCTTCTCGACCATTTCTTGTACAGAGTGCACGAATCACCTGACCATCCACATTCTTGGCTATCGGACGGACTGAACCATCGGCGTACGACATGTTGACCGTTTCGTGGAAGCTGCCGAAACTGTAGAGGATCGGCATCGTATGCGGTTCCACCAGGCCCTGCCCATACAAGTCGAGATAGTTAGGGAAATTATCAAGCTCCATCAGGTAGAAGCGATCAAATGGGGGGTCTCCAGATTCGTCACGTATCCTGGCCACTTGGTGCGAATCCGCCCAATACATCCCGTACTGTGTCTCGCCGAACAGAATTGTCTGGCTGAGACCGTCCACGATATCCCGGTCATCAAGGCTGCTGTTGGCATAAAACATCCCGTTGAAAGTTGGAGCGATGCTATCAGGCCAGTACCCGGCATTCCCACGATAACTGTTGTAGCCTGGTGTACCTGAGGGTCTTCCGGGAAGCGGTGCTGTCGGACAGACCAACGTTGAAATCGGCGTTTGAATCAGCGTGTGATTTTGAAACGGAGCATGCTTTTCAGGACGATCAAAATCAATTGCACTGTTCCCCTGTTCAATGTAGGAGAGCATCAGTGCTGGCCACGACCACCATTGACGCATCAGCAAAATTTTACAGGAAGTCTTCCCAACAATGTCGGGAGAATCGAGAAGAAGCGGTTCTGGAGTGCTCACCAGGTAACGACGTGTCTCAACAGGGCCTTCCACCCAACCCGACGGAAATGACCTGTGTGCATCCAGATAATTCAGTGCTGCCAATGAGACTTGACGAAGATTGTTCGCACAGGATGTCCGTCGGGACGCTTCGCGAGATCGCTGAACCGCTGGAAGCAACATGGCAACCAATAGCCCGATGATCGCAATAACAACCAATAGTTCGACGAGTGTGAACCCAGACAGACGCCGTGAAGAAACCTGAGACCTAACCATGAGAATTGGCTCCGTTGGTGATGGTGATTAAGCATACACATAAACGAAGCCAATTTCCAATTTAAACAGGCATTTAGAAGATTCTCTAATATTTCAAAAACAAATCCAACATCAAGGCGATGCGTTCTGCCTCGCTGAAGTGTGCAATTCACTACAAAAAACAGACTTCGCGAAGACAGAAAACACGAAAACGTTTTAGAACTGACCTAAAACCTAACTCTTTCCTCTTAAACACTTTAAGCACTGAGAAAAGTGACCGGCCACAAGTTTCCGTAATCGTTCTAATCAAGCTCTTTGATTCGAATGTTACGCCAGCGGACATCATACGGGCCTGTCCCTTCTTTAATGCTATGGACCTGCAGCCCGATAAAACCTTTGGGATGAGTTTCGAAAATCGCCTCGTCAGTAAGGTCGGTGATCGGCTGACCGTTGATAAAGGTTTGAATTCGCGGACCTTTCGCAATGACGCGAAATTGATTCCACTCGCCACTTTTCATGGTATCGTGTGGCTTCAGTTCTTCCTTCGGAGTTAACCAACCGCGACCGGTCGCTTCTCCGTAAATGTATCCCGCTTCAGCGACGCCAGCTTCGATTTCCACCTGCGGTCCGTAAACTCGACCAACCTCGATACCCTTTCTTTTCTCAGCCGGGACTTCCTTAGTCTTCGAGCGAATCTGAACGCCGGAGTTCAAAGCGTCGTGAACTTTGACCTCGAACTCTAATTCAAAGTTGCCGTACTTTTTCAGCGAGCACAAGAATGAATTCGCCCTGCCATTAGATGTGCGTCCTACTATCGCACCATCTTCCACAGCGTAACTGGCCGTTCCGTTTTTCTGTGTCCAGCCTTCGAGAGACTTCCCATTAAACAGAGAAACCCAGCCATCCTCCGCATTGGCAAAGCTGGATGAAACACAAATTAAAGTCAAAGAGAGAAAAACTGTTCGCATAGTCATACTTCCACAAAAATTCTGGGTAAAGTGAGTCACACTCCATAACTTAGTCGATCCAATCAAACCTAAAAAGGGATGGAGTCATGATCACTTTTCAGAACCCGCCCGACACCCTCTGAAAAAGTCACTCTTCTCCATTGCTTTCCATTTGGTTCCCGGTCACTTGATCACACATCCGCACCGGTCGTGAATCGAGACATTCTCGGACAGTCGCTTTCATTCCAGTTGGAAAGATGTTCGAATTTCAATGTCAGTAACAACGTCACTTACTCTGGAGTGGTTGATGGATCAGTTTTCTCGTGGGCGCAACTCTTGGATTCAAAAATCACAAGGACTGACGATCACAACCATTTTTCTAATGAGTTGCACTCAGCTACTGGCTGAAGATTTCCCGGTCCCTTCCCTCGAAACTCTCGACCATCAAGGCGTCAATGGATCACTGGTCATTTGCGGCGGCGGGAAACTCCCAGATGAGATTTTCGAAACGTTTCGACAACTTGCCGGCGGTGAGAAAGCTCGGCTGGTCGTCATTCCAACAGCTTCCGCACGGGCAGAAACTAATTCAGGGGAATCATTCATTTCTCCCTGGAAAGAACGTGGTTTCGCTCACGTTGACGTCCTCCATACACGAGACCGCGAAGTCGCAAACTCGACGGAATTTGTTGCTCCACTCAGGCAAGCAACTGCTGTCTGGATTGTCGGTGGTCAGCAGTCGAAATTGGGGAAAGTCTATGCTGGAACCAAAGTTGAAGAAGAGTTGCAGGCGGTCTTAAAAAGAGATGGAGTCATCGGAGGGACATCTGCTGGCGCAGCGATTCAATCTCGGTTGATGATTGCTTCGGGGAACCCTGTCGCCAATTTGCAGCGAGGCCTGGACCTACTTCCGGGAGCGGTCATCGATCAGCATTTCAAAGCGAGAAAGCGATTACCGCGCCTGACCGGAACTCTCAAACAGCATCCCGGACATTTTGGAATCGGAGTCGATGAAGGGACAGCACTTGTTGTTCAGGGTCGTGCAATGAAGGCCATCGGAGCATCAACCGTGACGATTTGCCTCGCCGCATCAAAGACACGTAAGGCAAAGCAGTATGAGCTTTCCACAGGAGAGATCGCAGACTTGACGGCCTTGCGTCGAGCGGCCATTGCCAGGGCTTCTCACCAATTCCCACCGGACAAGCTTCGCACACCAACTGTCAAGAATGGTTCGCTGATGATCATTGGTGGCGGAAAGATGACTCCAGATTTGTGGAAAGAGTTCGTCGAACTGGCAGGGGGAGCCGATGCCAAAATCGTCATCGTCCCGGCAGCTTCCTCGAACCGCTCCCCGGAGCGCCGAAGCGAGTTCAAGATCCTTCGTAACCTGGGCGTGAAGCATGTCGTTGCGCTTCATACATCTGATCGCGACGAAGCCAACAAGGAGGAATTCCTTCGACCACTGAAAGAGGCAACAGGAGTCTGGTTCACAGGTGGCCGACAATGGAAGATCGTCGATGCATACGCGGGGACCGAAACCGAGAAAGCATTTCACGAAGTCTTGAAACGTGGAGGTGTGATCGCTGGGAGTTCTGCCGGAGCAACGATTCAAGGCGAATATCTTGTGCGTGGAAATCCACTCGGAAACCGGGACATGATGGCTGAAGGCTACGAACGTGGCTTCGGTTATCTTCCAGGATCTGCAATTGATCAACACTTCACACAACGGGATCGCCATCCAGACTTAGAAGGCGTCAAAAAAACATTCCCTCAGCTCTTGTGCATCGGAATAGATGAATCAACCGCGATTGTCGTTCAGAAATCAACGGCGCGAGTGCTGGGAAAAAATGATGTTTACTTTTTTGACGCAGCCAACGACGCCGAGGACCAAACGACGAAGACAAAGGTCTCACCTGGTGAAGTTTATGATTTACAAACTCGACAGACTGTAGAAGATCCTTCGCCATCCAAAGAGTGATTCAGCAAACTTCAAGCGAGCGACTCACTTGATTGCACTGCTGAGCATTTGACTCAGTTCTTCGAGTTGTGCTTGATAACGATCACTTGCAACAACGTTGTGCATTTCTTGAGGATCGCGACGATGATCGTAGAGTTCTTTCGCAATCACATCGCCCGTTTCCCAATTTCTCCATTCCGTGTATCGCAGGTTTTCCGTCCGCATGGAATACCCCATCACCTCCGGTTTTCCTTTGTAATACGCAGGGCGCGGGTGTTGTGTGATGGCATAGTCTTTGACCTTCGCTGACTGATCTTGCAGGATTGAGGTTAAACTTTTGCCGTCAGACTCCGGTGAGGCGAGACCACACAAGTCAGCGAGTGTCGGAGAGAGGTCGACCAATTCGACGAGAGCATCAGATACCTGCCCCTTCTTGAATCCGGGAGCAGAAATGATCAGCGGGACTCGTGCATCGAGTTCGAAACAGGATGTCTTGCACCACAATGAATGTTGCCCGAGATGAAACCCATGGTCGGACCAGAACACCACCACTGTGGTTTTGTCGAGACCTGTCTCCTTGAGTGTCTCTAAGAGTTTCCCAACTTGAGCATCCATGTAGCTGATGCTGGCATAATATCCATGCCAGAGTTCTCTTCGTTCCGCTTCGCTGAGATTTTGTGGATCTGGGCCATAACTTTTCAGCTCTCGCGAATCGTGCAAAGCAATTTCCGGCACCGAAGCAGGAGAAGCGAACTGATCAGGGAGTTGGAGATCGTCCCGTTCATACAAATCCCAGTATTTCTTCGGAGCAAGAAACGGCAAGTGCGGTCGCCAAAATCCGACAGCGAGAAAGAATGGCTGATCGCCGATTTCACGGAGTTGATCGCAAGCCAAATCGGCGATTTTCCCGTCACGATAAGTCTCGTCCGGAAGATCAGCCCGCTCAAAGGCTCCTCGTTTTGTTCCCGGTTTCAAACCTGGTTTCGTGAGGGCGTACGTGTCTGAATGCCGACCAGCATTGAGCATCGATGGAACCGACCACGACGGTTCATCGTCCAGATTCCCCATGTTGTGAAACATTTTCCCAATGCAGCGAGTGTAGTACCCATGGCGTTTAAAATGCTGAGGCAGCGTGACTGCCTCCGGAACCGCATCTCGAAAATCAGCCCGCAAATCCCAAACTCGAATCTTGTCGGGACGCAAGCCTGTCAACAGTGAAGCTCGAGACGGATTGCAAACTGCCTGCTGGCAGTATGCCT from Thalassoglobus polymorphus includes the following:
- a CDS encoding DUF1559 domain-containing protein: MVRSQVSSRRLSGFTLVELLVVIAIIGLLVAMLLPAVQRSREASRRTSCANNLRQVSLAALNYLDAHRSFPSGWVEGPVETRRYLVSTPEPLLLDSPDIVGKTSCKILLMRQWWSWPALMLSYIEQGNSAIDFDRPEKHAPFQNHTLIQTPISTLVCPTAPLPGRPSGTPGYNSYRGNAGYWPDSIAPTFNGMFYANSSLDDRDIVDGLSQTILFGETQYGMYWADSHQVARIRDESGDPPFDRFYLMELDNFPNYLDLYGQGLVEPHTMPILYSFGSFHETVNMSYADGSVRPIAKNVDGQVIRALCTRNGREAIAEVLE
- a CDS encoding 3-keto-disaccharide hydrolase, translating into MRTVFLSLTLICVSSSFANAEDGWVSLFNGKSLEGWTQKNGTASYAVEDGAIVGRTSNGRANSFLCSLKKYGNFELEFEVKVHDALNSGVQIRSKTKEVPAEKRKGIEVGRVYGPQVEIEAGVAEAGYIYGEATGRGWLTPKEELKPHDTMKSGEWNQFRVIAKGPRIQTFINGQPITDLTDEAIFETHPKGFIGLQVHSIKEGTGPYDVRWRNIRIKELD
- a CDS encoding cyanophycinase — protein: MDQFSRGRNSWIQKSQGLTITTIFLMSCTQLLAEDFPVPSLETLDHQGVNGSLVICGGGKLPDEIFETFRQLAGGEKARLVVIPTASARAETNSGESFISPWKERGFAHVDVLHTRDREVANSTEFVAPLRQATAVWIVGGQQSKLGKVYAGTKVEEELQAVLKRDGVIGGTSAGAAIQSRLMIASGNPVANLQRGLDLLPGAVIDQHFKARKRLPRLTGTLKQHPGHFGIGVDEGTALVVQGRAMKAIGASTVTICLAASKTRKAKQYELSTGEIADLTALRRAAIARASHQFPPDKLRTPTVKNGSLMIIGGGKMTPDLWKEFVELAGGADAKIVIVPAASSNRSPERRSEFKILRNLGVKHVVALHTSDRDEANKEEFLRPLKEATGVWFTGGRQWKIVDAYAGTETEKAFHEVLKRGGVIAGSSAGATIQGEYLVRGNPLGNRDMMAEGYERGFGYLPGSAIDQHFTQRDRHPDLEGVKKTFPQLLCIGIDESTAIVVQKSTARVLGKNDVYFFDAANDAEDQTTKTKVSPGEVYDLQTRQTVEDPSPSKE
- a CDS encoding sulfatase translates to MSRFNARPLLFIFLLGWGGLNCSADAEEKLNVLFVAADDLNCSLGCYGNEDVQTPNLDRLAKQGTLFNKAYCQQAVCNPSRASLLTGLRPDKIRVWDLRADFRDAVPEAVTLPQHFKRHGYYTRCIGKMFHNMGNLDDEPSWSVPSMLNAGRHSDTYALTKPGLKPGTKRGAFERADLPDETYRDGKIADLACDQLREIGDQPFFLAVGFWRPHLPFLAPKKYWDLYERDDLQLPDQFASPASVPEIALHDSRELKSYGPDPQNLSEAERRELWHGYYASISYMDAQVGKLLETLKETGLDKTTVVVFWSDHGFHLGQHSLWCKTSCFELDARVPLIISAPGFKKGQVSDALVELVDLSPTLADLCGLASPESDGKSLTSILQDQSAKVKDYAITQHPRPAYYKGKPEVMGYSMRTENLRYTEWRNWETGDVIAKELYDHRRDPQEMHNVVASDRYQAQLEELSQMLSSAIK